The following nucleotide sequence is from Streptomyces pactum.
CGGCAGGCGCTCCAGCGGTCCCTGGAGACCTGGCTCCGCCTGCTCAAGGCCGAGGCCGAGCGGCGGTGGCCGGACCGCCCGTCCGCCGTCACCCCGTAGGGCGGAACGTCCCCGGCCGCGCCCCGACCGCCTCCGCGCCGCCGGCTCCCGCCCCCGGTCCGTCCTCACCGGCAGCCCACCCGGCGCACCGCACCCCCCATGCGCCCCACCGGAGCCCACCCGGCCACGGCGCCCCGCCCCCAGCCACCGCATCCCACCGGCCCACCCGCATCCCCCCGGCTCACCCGCAGCCCACCGCCCACCCTCCCACCGCCCACCGCGACCCGCACCACCTGGAGGAGAGACCCCCATGACCGGCAAGCCGTACCTCACCGGCCACTACACCCCCGTCCCCGACGAGATCACCGCCTCCGAACTGGCCGTGGAGGGCACCCTGCCCCCGGAGCTGACCGGCCGGCTGGTGCGCAACGGCCACAACCCGAGGCCCGGCATCACCCCGGCCCACTGGTTCCGCGGCAGCGGCATGGTGCACGGCATCCGGCTCCGCGACGGCCGCGCCGAGTGGTACCGCAACCGCTGGGTCCGCACCCCCGCCCTGGACGGCGCGCCGTACCTGACCGAGCACGGGCCCGACCTCACCGCCAGCACCGCGGGCACCCATGTGATCGAGCACGCCGGACGCCTGCTCGCGCTGTGCGAGTCGGCCCTGCCCTTCGAACTCACCGCCGACCTGCGCACCGTGGGGGCGTTCGACTGGAACGGGAAGCTCACCTCGGCCATGACCGCGCACCCCAAGGAGGACCCGGTCACCGGGGAGCTCCACTTCTTCTCGTCCTCGCCCTTCCCGCCGTTCCTGATCCACCACGTCTCCTCACCCGACGGCACGGTCCTCCAGAGCCGTGAGGTCCCCGGGGCGAGCCCCGCGCTCAAGCACGACTTCGCCGTGACCGAGCACCACGTGGTCTTCCTGGAGGGCTCGGTGACCTTCGATCCGTCGGAACACTCCGGCATCCCCTACGCCTGGAGCGACACCGTGCCGAGTCGGATCGGGGTGCTGCCGCGCGGTGCCGGGGGCGCGGCCCGGACCCGCTGGTTCGACATCCGCCCCGGTTTCGCGATGCACCTGGCCAACGCCTACGAGGACGCCCGAGGCCGGATCGTGGTCGAGGGGCCGGCGGTGGGCCGCGAGGACTGGCAGCGGTCGTGGAACTGGTGGGTCGGAGCCCCCGACCGCGGCGCCGAACCGGTCTCCGGCTCACACACCGTGCGGTGGACCGTCGATCCGGCGGCGGGCCGGGTCACCGAGGAGCAGACCGACGACCTGACCGTCGAGTTCCCCACCATCAACGACGCCCGCACCGGCCGGGAGCACCGCTACCAGTACGCGGTCGCCTTCCCCGACGGCCGGGGCACCGGTGACCACGCCCTCGTCAAGTACGACCGCCGCACCGGAAGCCGGCAGGTCCTGCCCGTGGGCGCCGGCCGGCTGCCCAGCGAGGCCGTCTTCGTGCCCGCCGGGGACGCCGCCGAGGAGGACGCCGGGTATCTGCTCACCGTCGTCAGCGACCTGAACGCCGACGCCTCCGGCCTGCTCGTCCTGGACGCCTCGGATCTGTCGGTCCCGCCCCTCGCCACGGTCCGGCTGCCCCGCCGGGTCCCCGCCACGATCCACGGCTCCTGGATACCGGACGGCCCGCGGTGAGCCGGGGGCGGCCGGTCCCGCCCCGGGCCGCGCCCCCCGCCTGCCGTACGCCGGTGGACCACCGTACGGATCGGTGGTCCACCGGCGTACGGGGCCCGCCGCGCGCACGGGGCCCGTCCCTCCGGGTCCCGGCCGTAGGGGGCGCGCGAGCCGTCCCCGCGCGGGGCCCGTCGCGGAGGGCCGGGCCGGTACCGGGTCAGGCCGGGGCCGGGCCCGCCACCAGGGTGTTCTCGCTCCGGCGGCCGGCCCGGTAATCCGCCACGTTGCGCACCGTGGCGCTGATGATCTGACCGACCGCGTCCCGGGTGAAGTACGCCTGGTGGGAGGTGACCAGGACGTTGCGGAAGGTCATCAGCCGCGCCAGCACGTCGTCGGCCATCACGTCGAGGGAGTGGTCGAAGAAGAAGACTCCGGCCTCCTCCTCGTACACGTCCAGGCCCACCCCGTCCAGCTTGCCCCGCTTCAACGCGGCCACCAGGGCCGAGGCGTCGATCAGTCCGCCGCGGCCGGTGTTGACCAGGATGGCGTCGTCCTTCATCGCCGCCAGCGCCGCCGGGCCGACCAGGTGGTGGGTCCCGGGCACCAGGGGCACATGCAGACTGATCAGGTCCGCCTCGGCGAACAGCTGCTCCTTGCCGACGTACTCCATGCCCAGCGCCAGGCACTCGGGGTTCCGCACCACGTCCCAGCCCAGCAGCCGCATCCCGAAACCGTGGGCGATCCGGGCGAAGGCCGCGCCGATCTTCCCGGTGCCCAGGACGCCCGCGGTGCGGCCGTGGAAGTCCCGGCCCATCAGCCCGGTCAGCCGGAAGTCGAACTCCCGGGTCCGGCCGACCGCCCGGACCGTACGTCGGTTGACGGCCAGGGCCAGGGCCCACGCGAACTCCGCGACCGAGTACGGGGAGTAGGACGAGACCCGGGCCACCGTCATGCCCAGTTCGCGGGCGCGGGCCAGGTCGATGTTGTTGTAGCCGGTGGCCCGCTGGGCGATCATCCGGGTGCCGCCGGCCGCGAGGATCTCCAGCACCCGGGCGTCGAGCACGTCGTTCACACTGCTGCTGACCACCTCGTGCCCGCCGGCCGCCGGGGCGGTGTCCGCGTCCAGGGACACCTCCAGGCACCGGATGCCCTGCGCCGCCGCCCCGAACGCCTCCTCCAGCAGTGCCCGTTCGTCGTCCAGTACCCCGAACGCCACCATGTCCATCCGGTGATCACCTCGCGTCGTCGGATCGTCCGTCCCGCATGCACCATGACGCCCGCCGGCCCCGTCGGCCGACCGGCTCCCCGAGGGCCGTACCGGACTCAGCCCGAGTGGCCGTACCGGCACCGGCACCGGGTCTCCCGGGCGAGGCGCTCCAGCGCCGCCATCCGTTCGGTCAGCTCGCCCAGGCGTCCTTCGAGCTCCAGCAGCCGGTCCTGTACCGCCCGCACCGCGCGTGCGGTGGTGCGGGCCTCCGGAGCCAGATCCGCAGCGGCCACGAAGTATCCCGGCTCCAGCAGCCCCTCCAGCAGCACCCCGTCCTCGACCAGCCGGCGGTACGCGGCCAGCACCGCCCTGGTGTGCTTGCCGAGCTGTTCGGCCAGGCTCTCGACGTCCGGCAGCCGGTCGCCCGGGGCGTACACCCCGCCCGCGAGGTCCTCGCGCAGCTTCGCCTCCACATCGGCGGACCGCAGCCTGTTCCGCATCTGCTCCATGGCGGCGAACCTACCCACGGACGGCGGCGGCAGCCCCCGGCCGGCCGGAAACCCCGCCCCGCGCCGCTCCTCCGCTCCCGCGCCGCCCGCTGTGCGGGCGCACGTCTCCCGCCCCGCTGCACGCGCACGCCCCCGTACCGTCCCGCGGGCTCGTACGCGCCCCCGCCCCGCACCCGCGCCCCTGCTCCGCAACCGAGCGCCCATCCGGCGCCCGCGCGCCGTCCCACGCCCGCGTGACAGGCTGCGAAACCGTCGGCACGGGCAGCGACCGGGCGTCCGCGGGTGCCCGGGAGGGCTGGTGGAGCCGGACCTGAGCCGCACGCACCGTGACATCCGCCGGATGCCGGGTGACCGGCCTCACGTGCCTGATATCCACGCCCCGTGATCGTGAGAAGCTGACGCGGTTGGAGGCGGGCAGGGCATGGAAGGACGGGTGGCATGACGGGAGACGGGGCGAGAGACGGGGCCGTGCCCGGTGCGCTCCCCTCGACCGAGGTGCCGGCGCTGCTGGGGACGGCGGCGTGCGTGGTGGACGACCGCGGGGTGATCGTCGCGGTGAACTCCCTGGCGGAGCGGCTGCTGGGCGCGGCCGCGTCGGACCTCGTCGGCGGGGACGCCCACGACCTGCTCCACCGCGACCGGCACGGACAGCCGCTGGCCAGGTCCCGGTGCCGGATGGAGGAGGCGGTCCTGGCCCGCCGGGCATGCGACGGCCGGGGCTGGTTCCGCCGCGGGGACGGCACCCTGACCGAGCTCTACTGGCTGGTCACCCCGTGTGCCGGGGAGGGTGGCCGCACGGCCACCATGGTGATCTTCTACGGGGCGAACGCCGAGGCGCCGGGCGGGCAGAAGCCGGACCTGGACCGGACGACGCTGTCGGAACTGGACCGCCTGGCGCTGCTCGCCGAGACCACCACCCAGCTCACCTCGACCTTCGACAGCGAGGAGGCACTGCGCCGGCTGGTGCGGCTGGCCATACCCCGGCTCGCCGACTGGGTGGTGGTCGATCTGATCACCGAGGTCGACGAGGTGGAACGGACCATCGTGGCGCACCACCGGGACGGGGTGCCGTTCCTCCGGGAGGACCTGCAGGGCCCGATGCCGCCGGTACCCGCGGAGTCGCCGATGCCGCTGTCCCGGGCGCTGCGCGGCGCGGCGTCCACCCTGGTGACCCCCGCGACGTACCAGGGGCCGCCGGACTCCGGCGTCGCCATCGAACAGCGGCGGCTGTTCGCCGCGACCGGCATGCACTCGGCGGCGATCGCGCCGATACGCGGGGTGCGCGAGGTGCTCGGGGCGCTGACCCTGGGCCGCTCCGACCGTCCGGACCCGATGTCCGCCACCGACCTGTCGCTGCTGGAGGACATCACCCGCCGCGCCGGGGTGGCCCTGGAGAACGCCCGGCTGTACCAGCGTCAGCGCAAGGTGGCCGAGACGATGCAGCGGCATCTGCTCCCGCAGCTGCCCTCGGTGCCCGGACTCCAGATGGCCGCCCGCTACCTCGCCGCGCCGGACGCCTCCCAGGTCGGCGGCGACTGGTACGACGCGTTCACCCTGTCCGACGGCAGCACGGCGCTGGCGATCGGCGACGTGGTCGGCCACGACCTGGACGCCGCGGCGGGCATGGCCCAGGTCCGCAGCATGCTCCGGGCCTACGCGTGGACGCACCGCGAGCCTCCCGGCACCACCGTGAACCGGCTGGACGAGTCGGTGGTCCCGGTCGCCGGGGTGTCCATGGTGACCCTGGTGTTCGGCATCCTGCGGCGGACCGAGGAGGGCGGCTGGCACCTGTCCTGGACCAACGCCGGCCATCCGCCGCCGCTGCTGGTCACGCACGACGGGCGGACCCGCTTCCTCACCGAGGGCCACGGGATGCTGCTGAGCACCGGCCTGTCGCCCAGCCGTACCGAGGCCGGTGTGGTCCTGCCGCCGCGGGCGACGCTGGTGCTGTACACCGACGGCCTCGTCGAGGCCCGGGGCCGGGCGATCAACGACGGGATGGACCGGCTGCGCAGACACGCCGCCTCGCTGGCACACCGCCCCCTGGCCGCCTTCACCGACCTGCTGCTCCAGCGCGCCCGGCCCACCCGGAGCGAGAACGACGACGACGTCGCCGTCCTCACCCTGCGCACCCCGGAGCACGGCGGGAGCGCGACGGACTGACGGACTGGCGCGGAACCCCGGCGGCCGCCGGGCCGGAACCCGTGTACGCCCGGCCCGGTGAGCCCCGGGCCGGGCGTACACGGTTCCGTCCGGTGCCCGGGTGTCCGGGGCCGCCGGACGTCACCGCCCGGGGCCGCCGGACCGCGGCCGGACCGCGGCGGGATCAGGCGCTCCGGTGCCGGCCGCGGAAACGGCCCGGCTGCCGGGGCACCCCGGCCCGCCGGAGCGCGGCCGCCCGGTCGGCGGGCTGCGCCGCGACCAGCCTCTCGAACAGGGCCCGGGCGGCGAGCAGGGCGTCGCGCATCTCCTCCGGCCGCCCCTGTTCGACGTCCGTGTGCCCGGCCACCCGCCGCAGCTCCCGGTACCCGCCCACCTGCTGGGCGTGGTGCAGGGAGAGCGCGTCGAGCTGCTGCTCGGGCCGCTGCGGGTAGCCCCGCTCGACGGCGAGCCGCGACAGCAGGTCGGCGGCCTCGGCGACGGCCGCGGCGGGCGCGGCCCCGAAACGCTGCTGCACCTCGGCCCACCGGGCGGCGTACCGCTGCCGCTCGTCGAGCGGCAGCGCGCGCATCCGGATGTCGGCGTACCGGCGCACCCGCTCACTCAGGTCCCGCAGTGCCGCCCGGGTGTCCCCGTCGTGGTCACGGACCGCCCGGTCGTACTCGGGGCCGAATCGTCTGCGTAAGCCGCTCGCCGTGCTCTGCAGCACGGGCGGGGCGAGGATGAGGGCCACGATGACGGCTGCCGCCACCGCCAGGATGCCGATCACCACTGCGAGCATGGTCACACCTTCCGAACAGTGAGTATTCACACGCGGTGTAACCGAACGTTGCCCGAGCCGCACGGGGTAAACGCGGCAACATCCCGCCACTTCCCGGCCGCCGCCCGGGGACCGTCGAACCAGGGACGGCGGTGCGAACCGCCGGCGCCTTCGCGGGGGCCTCCGCCGGGGTCGCGGCACCCCGGCGGGGAGCATGCAACGGGACCCTCGTGGGGCCGGCCGGGAGCCCTGCGGCGGCGTCGCCGCGGCAGAGAGGCGGCGAAGAGGGGGACCAGCCGTACATCCCGGCCACCACGGCCGGGCCCGGCCGCGGTGGCCGACCAGGAGGGGATGAGGACCAGGAGGAGGAGCAGGTCAGCCAGGAGGGGGGGACAGGCCGGGTGTGGGGGGCCGTCACGGTCGCTGTGGGCGGCGTGACCGTCGCCCCACCGTGTGCCGGCCCCTGCGCGAGATGCCCCGGGCGGGACCGTCATCCGGGCCGGCGCCGGTGGGACACGCGCGGTACGGGGGCGTACGCCACCGGACGGGGCCGCCGGTACGGGCGGTGAGGCCGTGCGGCCGACGGCGGTCGGTCGCCGTCGGCCGCACGGGTCAGGATGGCCCGGGACGGGCCCGCTCGCACGCGGGCCCCGCCACGCGGGCGGGCAGGACAGGAGCCGGGACACCGCAGGGCTACACGGCCCGGCGGAAACCGTTCGCCACCCGGTGGCCCGGAGACCCGGCGCGGGAACGGTTCGTGATCCGGGACGCGGCACGGCACGGTGCGTCGGCGTCCGGCAGGTCGCGCGGTAGGTACCGGACCGACGGGCCGCGCCGGGCTCCGGCGCACCACGCCGTAGGGGAGGGGCGGGCCGGTGCCTGCGGCCGGTGACCCGCGCCCGTGCGGCCGTGGGTCGACGGGCCGCACGGCCGTGGGGTCGTTCGGTCGTGGGGTCGCCCGGACCGGGCGGGCGGTCAGGCCGCCTGTTCCCGCTTCTCCTTCGTCTCCTTCAGCCGCAGCGCTTCCTTGCGGACCTCCGCCTGGACCGCGCGCTCGCGCACCAGCCACTCGGGAAGCTCGGCCTTCAGGGCCTCGATCTGCTCGGTGGTGAGCGGCTCGGTGACCCCGCCCCGCGCCAGACCGGAGATGGACACGCCCAGCTTGGCCGCGACCACCGGCCGGGGGTGCGGGCCGTTGCGCCGCAGCTCCCGCAGCCACTGCGGCGGATCGGCCTGCAGCGCGTTGAGCTCGGCCCGTGAGACGACGCCCTCCCGGAACTCCGCGGGGGTGGCTTCGAGGTACACACCCAGCTTCTTCGCCGCGGTCGCGGGCTTCATGGTCTGGGTGCTCGTGTGCGTCGTCATGCCGTCCAGGGTAGCGAGCCGTCCGGCACCGCACGCCACGCCCGGTAGCCTGGCCACGTGACAGGCTCGGAGACCACCCCTTCGTTCCGGCTCGCGTACGTCCCCGGCGTGACCCCCGCAAAGTGGGTGCGGATCTGGAACGAGCGACTGCCGGACATCCCGCTGACCCTGGTCCAGGTGTCCGCCGCCGAGGCGTTCGGCGCCCTGCGGAACGGGGAGGCCGACGCCGGGCTCGCGCGGCTGCCGGCCGACCGGCCGGACGACCTCAGCGCGATCCCCCTCTACACCGAGACGACGGTGGTCGTGGTCCCCAAGGACCATCTGGTGGCGGCGGTCGAGGAGGTGTCCGCCGAGGACCTGGCCGACGACATCGTGCTGCACCCGATGGACGAGACCCTCGACTGGCAACGACGCCCCGGGACGCCCGCCAAGGAGCGCCCCGCCACCACCGCGGACGCGGTGGAGCTGGTGGCGGCCGGGGTGGGCCTGCTGGTGGTCCCACAGTCGCTCGCCCGCCTGCACCACCGACGGGACCTCACCTACCGGCCGGTGACCGACGCCCCGCAGTCCCGGGTGGGGCTGTGCTGGCCGCAGGAGGCCACCACCGACATGGTGGAGGACTTCATCGGGATCGTCCGCGGGCGGACCGTCAACAGCACCCGGGGCCGCCGCCCGGCACCGGAGCAGCCGAAGGAGCAGCGGCCGCGGGCGGCGGAGGGCACGCCGCGGCGGACACCGGCGCGCGGCCGGGCCGCCGCGCCGGGGAAGAACCCGCGCAAGCCCGCCGGCGGGCGGCAGGGCAGGTCCCGGCGCCGCTCCTGACACCGGGGCGTGCCCGGGGGGCCCGCCCGTCGTGCCGGGCAGGTGCGCCCGTCAGGTCCGGTGAGAGGCCCCGGCGCCCGGGTGCCGTCGCCTGTGACCCCCGTACGCCCCCCTGCTCCCGGTGCCCGGGGTGCGCCCTGTTCCCGCACGCGCGGGTACGCCGACCCACCATGACGCGGGCCGATGCGCCCGGCGCGTTGCGTTCCCGCACGCGCGGATGAGCCACCCGCCCCCCGGCGGACGCTTCCCTCGCCCGGTCCGGTCCCGTCCGGTCAGGCCGGGACCGGGCCCGATCACCAACCACCACCGGCGGCGCCGGCCGGCCGGGTGACGGAGCCGCCGCCGGGGCGGCGGGGCCTCGGCCGGGGCGGCCCCGCAGGTCATGTCCCCGCGGGCGGGACGGTCAGCGCTGCCAGGTAGTCGTCCAGGAGCGCCACCTGGCGGTCGGGCGGGAACGCCCCGGGGTCGAACAGCGCCTGCACCACCAGGCCGAGGACGAACGCCTGCGCGCCGGCCGCGATGCGCGCCGGGTCACCGCCGGTCAGCTCGCCCCGGTCCTGGGCGGCGGCGACCAGGTCGCGCAGCTTCTCGCGGCTGCGCGCGTACTTCCCCGCGTAGTCCTCGGTCCACGCCGGGTCGGCGAGCGCGGTGTCCCAGGAGGACACCCAGATCCGGTTGCCGGCGGTGGCCTCGGCGGTCAGCGGCAGGATGTCCAGCAGCGCGGCGCGCACGGCGGACAGGCCCGGGCCGCCGGTCCGGCGCGGACGGTCGGCACTGCGCTGTTCCAGCAGGTCCAGGGCGTGCGCGACCAGGTCCCGCTTGGCCGGGAAGTAGTGCGTGAGCAGGCCGGTGCTCGCGCCGAGTTCGGCGGCCACCGCCCGGAGCGTCAGACCGCCGAAGCCGTGCGCGGCCAGCACCCGCCAGACCGCCTCGGAGACCTCCCGGCGGCGGGCCTCGTGGTCCCCCTTGGTACGTGGCATGCTGCTACCGTACATATCCATAACGCTTGTTGTGTGAATGGGGTCCCCATGTTCTCCGTCCCGCTCGGCGATGACGCCGAACTCCGCCCGCTGGAGGTCTGGCACGCCGAGGAATTCGCCGCGCACCTGGACCGGGCGCGGGAGCACATCCGGCCCTGGGTCGGGGCCTCGTTCGTCACCGACGACCTCGACGGGGCGCGCGCCACGCTGCGCCGTTACGCCGAGCGCCGGGCCGAGGACAGCGCCGGCCTGCACGGCATCTGGCTCGACGGCACGCTCGTCGGCGGGGTGATGTTCGTGGAGTTCCACGCCGCCCTGGGCGTCTGCGAGCTGGGGTGCTGGCTGGAGCCGGCCGCCGAGGGCCACGGTCTGGTGACCCGGGGCTGCCACACCCTGCTGGACTGGGCCTTCACCGTCCGCGGGATGCACCGCGCCGAATGGCGCTGCCGGTCCGACAACGAGCGGAGCGCGGCGGTCGCCCGGCGGCTCGGCATGACCCGGGAGGGCGTGCAGCGGCAGTCCTGGCCCTCCGGCGGGGTCCGCCACGACAAGGAGCTGTGGGCGGTGCTCGCGCCGGAATGGCGGGCCGCACGGGCCTCGGCGGGGTGACCGCCGGCCGGCGGGCCCGGCGCACCGGCCGCGGTCGTCCTCGCCCGTGGCCCCGGCCGGCGCCGCGGGGGCGGGTACAGCGGGCCGCGACGGTTTATCCACCGCCCGGCCCCAAGCTCGGTACGGAGCGGGGGACCGCCCGGCCCCGGCCGGACGGCTCCCCGGTCACCGGTCGCCGCCGGCGTCAGGACCCGGTGGCCACCGGGTTGCGGGCCGGACGCCGCCGGAGCGCGGTGCCCGGCCGGGCGCCCCACCCCGGGCGGGCCGGGCCCCTGCCGGGTCCGGTCCGCCCCGGCATCCGCACCGACCGACACCCGAGGAGACCCGAGCCCCATGACCAACCCCTTCGAGGACGAGAACGGCACCTACGTCGTCCTGGTCAACGACGAAGGACAGCACTCCCTGTGGCCCTCGTTCATCGACGTGCCCGCCGGCTGGACCGTCGCCCACCCGGAGGACACCCGCGCCGCCTGCCTGGCCTTCGTCGAGGAGAACTGGACGGATCTGCGGCCCAAGAGCCTCATCGCCGCCATGGGCGAGGCGGACGACTGAGCCGGCCGGCCCGGCCCGCCCGGCGCCCGCCGGTGTGCCGGAGGGGCGCGGCGCGGCCGGCGGCCGGCGCGCGGCCCCGTCCGGAGCAGGTCCGGACCGCGGTGTTCCGTCCGGGTCGTCCCCGTCCCGGACGGAACACCGCGGTCCTGGTCCCGGGCCCGTCGGCCGGGCCCAGGGCCGGGACACCGACGCACCCGGGTACCGCCACCCGGGGCACCGGGGCACCGCAGCGCCCCCGGTACCGCCGCCCCGGGGCGTGGCCCGGCCGCCGTGTCCCCGTGCCCGGCGGGGCGGATCAGACCTTCTCGTCCATCCCGATGGCCCGGCGCAGATCGTCGTGGGCCCGGACGGTCCGGCCCTCGTGCTGCTCCAGCAGTGCCGCGGCGATCGCGTCGAGCTTCCGCTGCACCGCGTGCTCGGCCCGGCGTTCGGAGTTCTTCAGCAGGGCGAGCAGCAGCAGCGTCACCGCCGTCATCAGGTCCCCGGCCAGGAACATCCAGGTCTGGCCCATTCCGGCGGCGTGGGTGACGACGAAGAAGGCGACGAGCACCAGGCAGATGCCGTGGAAGAGGGGGGAACTGGTGAAGTTCGACGCGGCCTCGGCGAGCCGCTCGAACCGGCCCTTGCCCTCCGTACGTTCCGCGGGGTGTCGCACCACCATGACTGCTCCTCACCGTGACAGGCGGCTACCGTTCCGGTCCCTCGCGTACCCCGTCGTGCGCCACCATGCCGGCCGCGGTCTCCCGGCCCGCCCCCCGTGCCGTGCGCGGGTGCCGGTCGGCGTACCCTGAACCGGCGCCCGGCATCCGTCGGATGACGGATGTGCATCCGGTACGGGCGGCCGCATAGTCCTTGCAGCCCGTTCCGGCCCCGTCGTGTTCCCTGCCGTGCGGCGGGCGGCCGGGCCGCACCTCGCTGAAAGGACATCGGTGTGTCTGCCGCCTCCGCGGATCTGGTCTTCGTCAACGGCTCGGTGCTGACCGTCGATCCCGTGTTCACCGTGGCGTCCGCCCTGGCGGTGACCGGCGGCCTGGTCAGCGCGGTGGGGGACCGTGCGCAGGTGATGGCGCAGGCCGGCCCCGGCACCCGGGTGATCGATCTCGGGGGCGGGACGCTGCTGCCCGGCATCAACGACACGCACCTGCACGCCTGTTCGTTCGGACTCACCCGGCCCCCGCTGGCCCTGGACCTCGCCGGCCCGGCCGTGCGGTCGTTGGCGGACGCGGCGGAGGCGGTGCGGACCGCGACCCTGCGCACCCCGGCCGGGGAGTGGATCACCGGCCACGGCTGGGACCTGAGCCGGTTACGTGAATGCGCCGCCGACCCCGCCCGGCTACCCACCCGGTACGACCTGGACCCGGTCGCCCCCGGACACCCGGTGGTGCTGTTCTCCGGCTGCGGACGCGCCGCCTGGGCCAACTCCGCCGCGCTGCGGCGCGCCGGGATCGACCGGAACACCCCCGCCCCGCCGGGATCGGGCCTGCTCACCGACGAGGCCGGCGAGCCCACCGGGCTGCTGCGGGACGACGCCCGCGCGGCCTTGGAGCGGGCGCTGCCCCCGCTGACCCCGCGGTTACGGGCCGACGCGATCAGGGCGGCCCTGGGCACCCTGGCCCGGCTGGGCATCACCAGCTTCACCGAGCCGGCGCTGGGCCCCGGCGGGGACACCCTGATGCGCGGCGCCCTGGCCACCGCCACCCTCGACACCTACCGGCGGCTGCTCGTCGACGGGGAGCTGACCGCCCGGGTCAGCGTGCTGCTGCTGCCGACCGGCAGGGCCGGCACCGCCGCCGAGTTCATCCGGATCCTGGACGGGACGGAACTGCCCCGCACGCCCGACTTCCGCCGCCTCGACGTCATCGGGGTGAACATCTTCGCCGACGGGGACGGGCCCGACGGCCCGCCCCCGGCCCACGAGCGGTGCCGGGCCGGCGGCCCCGGGCCGCTGCCCGCCGGGGCCACCGGCGCGGAACGGGCCGCCGGGGTCGCGGAGATGATCCGCCATGCGCACGCCGCCGGGTACCAGGCCGCGGTGCACGTCACCGGCGATCACGACCTGGACACCGTGGTGGACGCCTTCGCGGCCGCGGACGCCGCCCACTCCCGGCCCGAGGCCCGGCACTACGTCCTCCCCGGCGACCGGCTGACCGCCCGCGGCCTGAAGCGGCTGGCGGAGGCCGGCCTGGGGATCGGCCTGAACCCCACCGCCGCCTGGACGGCCGCCGGCCGGCAGGAGGTTGCGCCCGGGTGGTTCTGCCCGGACGCCGGGGACGCCGGGGTGACCGTGATCAGCGGCTCCGACGCCCCCGCCGCCTTC
It contains:
- a CDS encoding carotenoid oxygenase family protein, whose product is MTGKPYLTGHYTPVPDEITASELAVEGTLPPELTGRLVRNGHNPRPGITPAHWFRGSGMVHGIRLRDGRAEWYRNRWVRTPALDGAPYLTEHGPDLTASTAGTHVIEHAGRLLALCESALPFELTADLRTVGAFDWNGKLTSAMTAHPKEDPVTGELHFFSSSPFPPFLIHHVSSPDGTVLQSREVPGASPALKHDFAVTEHHVVFLEGSVTFDPSEHSGIPYAWSDTVPSRIGVLPRGAGGAARTRWFDIRPGFAMHLANAYEDARGRIVVEGPAVGREDWQRSWNWWVGAPDRGAEPVSGSHTVRWTVDPAAGRVTEEQTDDLTVEFPTINDARTGREHRYQYAVAFPDGRGTGDHALVKYDRRTGSRQVLPVGAGRLPSEAVFVPAGDAAEEDAGYLLTVVSDLNADASGLLVLDASDLSVPPLATVRLPRRVPATIHGSWIPDGPR
- a CDS encoding 2-hydroxyacid dehydrogenase, with product MDMVAFGVLDDERALLEEAFGAAAQGIRCLEVSLDADTAPAAGGHEVVSSSVNDVLDARVLEILAAGGTRMIAQRATGYNNIDLARARELGMTVARVSSYSPYSVAEFAWALALAVNRRTVRAVGRTREFDFRLTGLMGRDFHGRTAGVLGTGKIGAAFARIAHGFGMRLLGWDVVRNPECLALGMEYVGKEQLFAEADLISLHVPLVPGTHHLVGPAALAAMKDDAILVNTGRGGLIDASALVAALKRGKLDGVGLDVYEEEAGVFFFDHSLDVMADDVLARLMTFRNVLVTSHQAYFTRDAVGQIISATVRNVADYRAGRRSENTLVAGPAPA
- a CDS encoding GntR family transcriptional regulator, which produces MEQMRNRLRSADVEAKLREDLAGGVYAPGDRLPDVESLAEQLGKHTRAVLAAYRRLVEDGVLLEGLLEPGYFVAAADLAPEARTTARAVRAVQDRLLELEGRLGELTERMAALERLARETRCRCRYGHSG
- a CDS encoding SpoIIE family protein phosphatase, encoding MTGDGARDGAVPGALPSTEVPALLGTAACVVDDRGVIVAVNSLAERLLGAAASDLVGGDAHDLLHRDRHGQPLARSRCRMEEAVLARRACDGRGWFRRGDGTLTELYWLVTPCAGEGGRTATMVIFYGANAEAPGGQKPDLDRTTLSELDRLALLAETTTQLTSTFDSEEALRRLVRLAIPRLADWVVVDLITEVDEVERTIVAHHRDGVPFLREDLQGPMPPVPAESPMPLSRALRGAASTLVTPATYQGPPDSGVAIEQRRLFAATGMHSAAIAPIRGVREVLGALTLGRSDRPDPMSATDLSLLEDITRRAGVALENARLYQRQRKVAETMQRHLLPQLPSVPGLQMAARYLAAPDASQVGGDWYDAFTLSDGSTALAIGDVVGHDLDAAAGMAQVRSMLRAYAWTHREPPGTTVNRLDESVVPVAGVSMVTLVFGILRRTEEGGWHLSWTNAGHPPPLLVTHDGRTRFLTEGHGMLLSTGLSPSRTEAGVVLPPRATLVLYTDGLVEARGRAINDGMDRLRRHAASLAHRPLAAFTDLLLQRARPTRSENDDDVAVLTLRTPEHGGSATD
- a CDS encoding DUF5997 family protein, whose product is MTTHTSTQTMKPATAAKKLGVYLEATPAEFREGVVSRAELNALQADPPQWLRELRRNGPHPRPVVAAKLGVSISGLARGGVTEPLTTEQIEALKAELPEWLVRERAVQAEVRKEALRLKETKEKREQAA
- a CDS encoding LysR family substrate-binding domain-containing protein, yielding MTGSETTPSFRLAYVPGVTPAKWVRIWNERLPDIPLTLVQVSAAEAFGALRNGEADAGLARLPADRPDDLSAIPLYTETTVVVVPKDHLVAAVEEVSAEDLADDIVLHPMDETLDWQRRPGTPAKERPATTADAVELVAAGVGLLVVPQSLARLHHRRDLTYRPVTDAPQSRVGLCWPQEATTDMVEDFIGIVRGRTVNSTRGRRPAPEQPKEQRPRAAEGTPRRTPARGRAAAPGKNPRKPAGGRQGRSRRRS
- a CDS encoding TetR/AcrR family transcriptional regulator produces the protein MPRTKGDHEARRREVSEAVWRVLAAHGFGGLTLRAVAAELGASTGLLTHYFPAKRDLVAHALDLLEQRSADRPRRTGGPGLSAVRAALLDILPLTAEATAGNRIWVSSWDTALADPAWTEDYAGKYARSREKLRDLVAAAQDRGELTGGDPARIAAGAQAFVLGLVVQALFDPGAFPPDRQVALLDDYLAALTVPPAGT
- a CDS encoding GNAT family N-acetyltransferase, with the protein product MFSVPLGDDAELRPLEVWHAEEFAAHLDRAREHIRPWVGASFVTDDLDGARATLRRYAERRAEDSAGLHGIWLDGTLVGGVMFVEFHAALGVCELGCWLEPAAEGHGLVTRGCHTLLDWAFTVRGMHRAEWRCRSDNERSAAVARRLGMTREGVQRQSWPSGGVRHDKELWAVLAPEWRAARASAG
- a CDS encoding MbtH family protein, with translation MTNPFEDENGTYVVLVNDEGQHSLWPSFIDVPAGWTVAHPEDTRAACLAFVEENWTDLRPKSLIAAMGEADD
- a CDS encoding low affinity iron permease family protein, which produces MVVRHPAERTEGKGRFERLAEAASNFTSSPLFHGICLVLVAFFVVTHAAGMGQTWMFLAGDLMTAVTLLLLALLKNSERRAEHAVQRKLDAIAAALLEQHEGRTVRAHDDLRRAIGMDEKV